In Methanomicrobia archaeon, one genomic interval encodes:
- a CDS encoding TIGR00375 family protein, which yields MILTADLHIHSRYSMATSPQMDLPTIAAQALKKGIQLIGTGDCLHPRWLAELKQLEEDDGFFHLTSDANGPATRFVLTVEVEDLRRVHHLLIVPTIAKAEELFEVFRTHSPDIETDGRPTLRLTGTEIAAYARDAEALIGPCHAFTPWTALYAYHNSLLACYGDMMEYLSFVELGLSADSSYADRITELRDLTFLTNSDAHSPYPIRLAREFNRFSVQGSGFEELKAAIKRERGREPVLNVGFPPAAGKYNESACTRCYAHYSLRDAIACRWRCACGGLIKKGVRDRVNELADCDGLHPEHRPSYVHLIPLAEVIGLAVGKAPNSKAVQDIWAAFLAEFGSEISVLVDAPVAALEALPGGITADTISKVVAAIQAFRDGTLVIMPGGGGKYGVIQLKPEPQAQLHEGFGAYEVDSAPMPVAKRQLSLLDFS from the coding sequence AAGAAGGGAATCCAGCTCATTGGCACGGGCGACTGTCTCCATCCGCGGTGGTTGGCTGAGCTCAAGCAGTTAGAGGAAGATGACGGCTTCTTTCATCTCACGAGCGACGCCAATGGCCCGGCCACGCGGTTCGTGCTCACTGTGGAGGTCGAGGATCTGCGGCGGGTGCACCATCTGCTTATCGTGCCGACGATCGCAAAGGCCGAGGAGCTGTTTGAGGTTTTCAGGACACACTCGCCTGATATCGAGACTGACGGCCGGCCCACGCTTCGATTGACCGGCACGGAGATCGCCGCGTACGCGCGTGATGCGGAAGCATTGATCGGGCCGTGTCATGCATTCACACCGTGGACTGCGCTGTACGCCTATCATAATTCGCTTTTGGCATGCTACGGTGATATGATGGAGTATCTCTCGTTTGTTGAGCTGGGCTTGAGTGCTGATTCGTCCTACGCGGACAGAATAACCGAATTACGCGATCTTACGTTCCTCACGAACTCGGATGCCCATTCGCCCTACCCGATTCGGCTGGCACGCGAGTTCAACCGCTTTTCTGTCCAGGGGTCGGGTTTCGAGGAGCTCAAAGCAGCGATCAAGCGTGAGCGCGGTCGGGAGCCGGTGCTCAATGTGGGCTTCCCACCGGCTGCGGGCAAATACAATGAGAGCGCGTGCACACGGTGCTATGCGCACTATTCGCTGAGGGATGCAATAGCATGCCGCTGGCGCTGCGCCTGCGGCGGCCTGATAAAGAAAGGCGTGCGAGACCGTGTGAACGAGCTCGCGGATTGCGACGGTCTGCATCCGGAGCACCGACCTTCGTATGTGCATCTGATCCCGCTGGCAGAGGTCATCGGCCTGGCGGTCGGAAAAGCACCGAATTCCAAAGCGGTGCAGGATATCTGGGCGGCATTCCTCGCGGAATTCGGCTCGGAGATCTCCGTTCTGGTTGACGCGCCTGTTGCGGCACTCGAAGCGCTACCCGGTGGTATCACTGCTGATACCATAAGCAAGGTCGTGGCGGCAATACAAGCCTTCCGGGACGGGACCCTCGTTATTATGCCCGGTGGTGGCGGCAAATACGGCGTTATTCAGCTCAAACCAGAACCGCAGGCGCAGCTGCACGAAGGCTTCGGAGCGTACGAGGTTGATTCAGCGCCGATGCCAGTAGCGAAGCGGCAGCTCTCGCTGCTCGATTTTTCCTGA
- a CDS encoding adenylosuccinate lyase — protein MTNEIDFSAFSPTDYRYAVDDLRAYLSDEAYVRYKAKVEVALAAVFASRGLLKQELSDEIAAAAADLTAEEVDAEEQKTKHDIRALVNVLQRRVSKEARPFVHLGATSYDVVDTANALRYKDAVLKVIIPDMLALERTLIELAWHEKDTLQIGRTHGQHAEPITFGFALAQYVNRWGCQIIRVQEAAEELVGKFSGAVGAYNATSVLVEDPEAFETAVLTELGMKPAAISTQIVPPEPMAEFVHTIISSFSVLANFCDDMRHLQRSEISEVMERVAAEQVGSSTMPHKRNPIGFENVKSLWKKFMPQTITMHLDQISEHQRDLTNSASQRYIQELLVVFDYCVRRLSQIAERLAVDREMMRTNFLRAQDTIIAEPLYILLSYYGHPDAHECVRRMTFRAYNERKTLKELVHTDTEIQPYLTKFTDGQRDKVFNPEQYTGIAAEKTKKIARYWEDELSRRYPNTWFLLILKE, from the coding sequence ATGACGAACGAGATCGATTTCTCCGCATTCTCGCCCACCGACTATCGCTACGCGGTGGATGATCTGCGTGCGTATCTCTCCGACGAGGCGTACGTACGGTACAAAGCGAAGGTTGAGGTCGCACTCGCAGCCGTGTTCGCGAGCCGCGGCCTGTTGAAGCAGGAGCTAAGCGACGAGATCGCCGCTGCGGCCGCAGACCTGACGGCAGAAGAGGTCGATGCCGAGGAGCAGAAAACGAAACACGATATCCGCGCGCTCGTCAATGTGCTGCAGCGCAGAGTCAGCAAAGAAGCGAGACCGTTCGTACATCTCGGCGCCACCTCCTACGACGTTGTGGATACCGCCAACGCGCTCAGGTACAAAGATGCCGTGCTGAAGGTCATCATCCCGGATATGCTCGCCCTGGAGCGTACACTGATCGAGCTGGCATGGCACGAAAAGGACACGCTCCAGATCGGCAGAACGCACGGGCAGCACGCCGAGCCCATCACCTTCGGGTTCGCGCTCGCGCAGTACGTGAACCGCTGGGGCTGCCAGATCATCAGGGTACAGGAAGCCGCTGAGGAACTGGTCGGTAAGTTCTCCGGTGCGGTCGGCGCCTATAACGCGACCTCAGTACTCGTTGAGGATCCCGAAGCGTTCGAGACCGCAGTTCTTACCGAATTGGGTATGAAACCCGCGGCGATCTCCACACAGATCGTGCCGCCCGAGCCGATGGCCGAGTTCGTCCACACCATTATCAGCAGCTTCTCCGTACTCGCTAACTTCTGCGACGATATGCGGCACCTGCAGCGGAGCGAGATCAGCGAGGTCATGGAACGCGTCGCAGCCGAGCAGGTCGGCTCCTCCACCATGCCCCATAAACGCAACCCGATCGGCTTTGAGAACGTGAAGAGCCTCTGGAAAAAGTTCATGCCGCAAACCATAACCATGCACCTCGACCAGATCTCCGAGCATCAGCGCGACCTCACGAATTCCGCCTCACAACGCTACATCCAGGAGCTGCTCGTTGTATTCGATTACTGCGTACGGCGCCTCTCACAAATCGCGGAGCGGCTCGCGGTTGACCGTGAGATGATGCGTACGAATTTCCTGCGGGCACAGGACACGATTATTGCTGAGCCGCTGTATATCCTGCTTTCGTATTACGGGCATCCTGATGCGCACGAGTGCGTGCGGCGAATGACCTTCCGGGCGTATAACGAGCGGAAAACGCTCAAAGAGCTCGTTCACACCGATACGGAGATCCAACCCTATCTCACTAAGTTCACGGACGGCCAGCGTGATAAGGTCTTCAATCCCGAACAGTACACCGGCATAGCCGCAGAGAAGACGAAGAAGATCGCGCGATATTGGGAGGATGAATTATCGCGCAGGTATCCCAATACGTGGTTTCTTCTGATACTGAAAGAGTGA
- a CDS encoding 50S ribosomal protein P1, with protein MEYIYAALLLHNADKEITEEGVTAVMAAAGLTPDQGRVKALISALSGVDIEEAMAQAQPAYAPVAVAAAPAPAAAAAPAAAKEEKKTEEETEEEKEEAEEAGMEGLSALFG; from the coding sequence ATGGAATATATATACGCTGCATTACTCCTGCACAATGCTGACAAGGAGATCACTGAGGAGGGCGTGACGGCGGTCATGGCGGCCGCGGGGCTTACACCGGATCAGGGCAGAGTGAAGGCGTTGATTTCCGCACTGAGCGGTGTGGACATTGAGGAAGCGATGGCGCAAGCGCAGCCGGCGTATGCACCTGTAGCGGTGGCGGCGGCACCGGCACCGGCAGCAGCAGCGGCACCGGCAGCAGCGAAGGAAGAGAAGAAGACGGAAGAAGAGACCGAGGAAGAGAAAGAAGAAGCAGAAGAGGCAGGAATGGAAGGGCTCTCGGCACTGTTCGGGTAG
- a CDS encoding DUF131 domain-containing protein — MFSTVYQSWKTGAEVGEEKPAVRGGGVIMIGPIPLIFGSDAGAVKVAVILAIVVMLLAFALFYLPRWLV, encoded by the coding sequence ATGTTCAGCACGGTCTATCAGTCGTGGAAGACCGGCGCAGAAGTCGGCGAGGAGAAGCCGGCTGTGCGCGGTGGCGGCGTGATCATGATCGGGCCGATCCCCCTCATCTTCGGCTCTGATGCAGGTGCGGTGAAGGTAGCAGTGATCCTGGCGATCGTGGTGATGCTTCTGGCGTTCGCGCTCTTCTATTTACCGCGGTGGCTGGTATAA
- a CDS encoding NAD(P)/FAD-dependent oxidoreductase, which yields MTRDFYDVIIVGAGPAGLFAAHEFAAQWMGEGGSSKRILVIEKGKDVDERRCFIEEVGYCSHCKECNIMCGVGGAGTFSDGTLNLRPDVGGDLAEFCDHETAWQLVKEVDRIFLEYGAPKKLYGGTDEQVEDLQRRAASVGASFIEIQQRHIGSDRTKAVIRAFKADLEAHGIEFLLNAKVSDLLIEEAQGGRICRGVLLETGELIKGECVLLAPGRIGATWVDALIKKHQIAAEYAAIDVGVRVEVPAITMNPVTRINRDPKFHIRTKRYDDFARTFCTNERGFVVKEDYTDFIGVNGHSMKSKKSKNTNFAFLVRVALTEPVENTTRYGRSIAKLATTIGGGKPILQRMGDLRRGRRSTWDRIRRNLVRNTLTDVTPGDISMALPHRITMDIIEGLEKLNEIIPGVASDSTLLYAPEIKFYAMRMQVDENMETEVKNLFAAGDGTGLSRDIVNAAATGILAARGVMNVCE from the coding sequence ATGACGCGAGATTTTTATGATGTTATCATAGTGGGAGCAGGCCCGGCAGGGCTCTTTGCCGCGCATGAGTTTGCCGCGCAGTGGATGGGCGAGGGCGGCTCGAGCAAGCGGATCCTGGTGATCGAGAAAGGCAAGGACGTTGACGAGCGCCGCTGCTTCATCGAGGAAGTGGGCTACTGCAGTCATTGTAAAGAATGCAACATCATGTGCGGCGTTGGCGGTGCGGGCACCTTCTCGGACGGCACACTCAATCTGCGACCGGACGTGGGCGGAGATCTCGCGGAATTCTGTGATCACGAGACCGCATGGCAGTTAGTGAAGGAGGTTGACCGCATCTTTCTCGAATACGGCGCCCCGAAGAAGCTGTACGGCGGTACCGATGAGCAAGTGGAGGATTTACAGCGTCGCGCGGCCTCGGTCGGCGCCAGCTTCATCGAGATACAGCAGCGACATATCGGCTCAGACAGGACGAAAGCAGTGATCAGAGCTTTTAAAGCTGATTTAGAAGCGCACGGCATCGAGTTCCTGCTCAATGCGAAAGTGAGCGACTTGCTGATCGAGGAGGCGCAGGGAGGTCGCATCTGTCGGGGCGTGCTCCTTGAGACGGGCGAGTTGATCAAGGGTGAGTGCGTGCTTCTCGCGCCCGGGCGAATTGGTGCGACCTGGGTCGATGCGCTCATTAAAAAGCACCAGATCGCAGCGGAATACGCGGCGATCGACGTCGGTGTCCGGGTCGAGGTGCCGGCAATCACCATGAATCCTGTGACCCGGATCAACCGCGATCCGAAGTTCCATATCAGAACGAAGCGTTATGACGATTTCGCACGCACATTCTGCACCAATGAGCGCGGATTTGTGGTGAAGGAGGATTATACCGACTTTATTGGTGTTAATGGTCATTCGATGAAGAGCAAGAAGTCGAAGAATACGAATTTCGCGTTCCTCGTGCGGGTCGCGCTGACTGAACCGGTGGAGAATACTACGCGGTATGGCCGCTCGATTGCGAAACTGGCGACGACCATCGGCGGTGGCAAGCCAATCCTGCAACGCATGGGCGACCTGAGACGGGGGCGGCGGTCAACCTGGGATCGAATCAGGCGGAATCTGGTACGCAATACGCTGACTGATGTCACGCCCGGTGATATCTCCATGGCACTGCCGCACCGGATCACGATGGACATCATCGAGGGTCTGGAGAAGCTGAACGAGATCATACCTGGGGTTGCGTCGGACTCGACCCTGCTCTATGCGCCCGAGATCAAGTTCTATGCAATGCGGATGCAGGTAGACGAGAACATGGAGACCGAGGTGAAGAACCTCTTTGCTGCGGGCGACGGCACGGGTTTATCGCGAGACATTGTGAACGCCGCTGCTACCGGCATCCTCGCCGCGCGAGGTGTGATGAACGTCTGTGAGTGA